The Caldibacillus debilis DSM 16016 genome includes a window with the following:
- a CDS encoding sensor histidine kinase, translated as MKTIRTKLIAYFLVFVLLFNCAATAIYLSSSQLLNAYDSGIDRFFILNSISQTITELIGKVNRFVVERDAGYVKDFQQLRMELENRKDLLDKEMSGLDPYQLKKYENMIGTFIEESELTIGFALKDDIDLYNFHLQEAQNTSNYIKETTLDLIDLELNEYQAFYRQLNERNENFRKFIVFLFLTSTLSAVFFALWFSKELNQPIQALTKMAREVSAGNLEGEALKIRTNDELKILGEAFNQMRGNIRDLIEEIRKKSEQEQLLKDLELKHLQNQIQPHFLFNTLNTISRMAFLEEAEQTMKLIESVSSLLRYSLGDLKKSVTLAEEIKVVEDYFHIQRTRFFDRISFSAHIDQNCLDTEIPRLILQPIIENAFIHGVEGKEEGGEIRLSVRQSGDVVIVEVKDNGAGMAEEKIRKYLSMDAGRPSDAHTGHTTGLGLENVIRRLQLFYGKKEVINISSKLGEGTTVQLFLPRKQRTANREKG; from the coding sequence ATGAAGACGATCCGGACTAAATTGATCGCCTATTTTTTGGTTTTTGTCCTTTTGTTCAATTGCGCGGCCACGGCGATTTATTTAAGCAGCAGCCAATTGCTGAACGCCTATGATTCCGGGATTGACCGATTTTTCATTTTGAATTCCATCTCGCAAACGATCACGGAACTGATCGGCAAGGTGAACCGGTTCGTCGTGGAACGGGATGCCGGATACGTAAAGGATTTCCAACAATTAAGAATGGAACTGGAAAATAGGAAAGATCTTCTCGATAAAGAGATGTCCGGATTGGATCCATACCAATTGAAAAAATATGAAAATATGATCGGCACATTCATCGAAGAAAGCGAATTAACGATCGGATTTGCCTTGAAAGACGACATTGATTTGTACAACTTTCATTTGCAGGAGGCGCAAAACACTTCCAACTACATCAAAGAAACCACGCTCGATTTGATTGATTTGGAACTGAACGAATACCAAGCCTTCTATCGGCAACTGAACGAACGGAATGAAAATTTCCGCAAATTTATTGTCTTTTTATTCCTGACCTCGACTTTGTCGGCTGTATTCTTCGCCCTGTGGTTTTCCAAAGAGTTAAATCAGCCGATCCAAGCTTTGACCAAAATGGCCAGGGAAGTTTCGGCCGGCAATTTGGAAGGGGAGGCCCTGAAGATCCGGACCAATGACGAGTTGAAAATATTAGGGGAAGCCTTTAATCAAATGCGCGGCAATATTCGCGATTTGATTGAAGAAATCAGGAAAAAATCGGAACAGGAACAGCTTTTGAAGGATTTGGAATTGAAACATTTGCAAAACCAGATTCAACCCCACTTTCTTTTCAATACTTTAAATACCATTTCCCGAATGGCCTTTTTGGAGGAAGCGGAACAGACCATGAAGTTGATCGAATCGGTTTCGTCCCTGCTCCGGTACAGCCTCGGGGATCTGAAAAAATCCGTCACTTTGGCGGAAGAAATCAAAGTCGTGGAGGATTACTTTCATATTCAGCGGACCCGCTTTTTCGACCGGATTTCCTTTTCCGCGCATATCGACCAAAATTGTTTGGATACGGAGATCCCCCGCCTGATATTGCAGCCGATCATTGAAAACGCTTTTATCCATGGGGTGGAAGGAAAGGAAGAAGGCGGAGAAATCCGCTTGTCCGTCCGTCAGTCGGGAGACGTTGTCATCGTCGAGGTGAAAGATAACGGAGCCGGTATGGCCGAAGAAAAGATTCGAAAGTACTTATCGATGGATGCCGGTCGTCCGTCCGACGCGCATACCGGCCATACGACCGGTTTGGGGTTGGAAAATGTCATCCGCAGGTTGCAGCTGTTTTACGGAAAAAAAGAGGTCATCAACATTTCTTCCAAATTGGGCGAAGGGACAACGGTGCAATTGTTTTTGCCGAGAAAACAACGGACGGCAAATCGGGAAAAGGGGTGA
- a CDS encoding M20 family metallopeptidase, translated as MTNEEIKRLVDEVKEEVVGWRRHLHAHPELSFQEEKTAQFVYEKLQSFGNLELSRPTKTSVMARLIGEKPGRVVAIRADMDALPIQEENDFEFVSKNPGVMHACGHDGHTAMLLGTAKILTRLRDRIQGEVRFLFQHAEELYPGGAEELVQAGVLEGVDVVIGTHLWSPLEHGKIGIVYGPMMASPDSFHLRIHGKGGHAGMPHQTVDAIAIGAQVVTNLQYIVSRYVDPIEPLVVSVTQFVAGTTFNVLPGTVEIQGTVRVFDEKLRQSVPQWMERIIKGITEAHGATYEFQYHYGYRPVINDDEVTKVIEETAREVFGDEAVERMKPNTVGEDFSAFLHRVPGSFFYVGAGNKEKGIIYPHHHPRFTIDEDSLEIGVRLFVHAALKLLGQAA; from the coding sequence ATGACGAATGAAGAGATCAAACGGCTCGTCGATGAAGTGAAGGAGGAAGTGGTCGGCTGGCGGCGCCATTTGCATGCCCATCCGGAACTTTCCTTCCAGGAGGAAAAAACCGCCCAATTCGTCTACGAAAAGCTTCAATCTTTCGGCAATCTTGAGCTTTCCCGGCCGACGAAAACGAGCGTCATGGCCCGGTTGATCGGCGAGAAACCCGGCCGGGTGGTCGCCATCCGCGCCGATATGGATGCCTTGCCGATTCAAGAGGAAAACGATTTTGAATTTGTTTCGAAAAATCCGGGAGTGATGCATGCCTGCGGGCATGACGGCCACACGGCGATGCTTTTGGGAACGGCCAAAATCTTAACCCGCCTGCGGGACCGAATTCAGGGGGAAGTCCGTTTCCTCTTCCAACATGCGGAGGAGCTGTACCCCGGCGGGGCGGAGGAATTGGTGCAGGCCGGCGTTTTGGAAGGGGTCGATGTGGTGATCGGCACTCATCTCTGGTCGCCCCTTGAACACGGAAAAATCGGCATCGTCTACGGCCCGATGATGGCTTCACCGGACAGCTTCCATTTGCGCATCCACGGAAAGGGCGGCCATGCGGGAATGCCGCACCAGACGGTGGATGCCATCGCCATCGGCGCCCAGGTGGTGACGAACCTGCAATATATCGTCTCCCGCTATGTCGATCCGATCGAACCGCTCGTCGTCTCCGTGACCCAGTTTGTGGCGGGAACGACCTTTAACGTACTTCCGGGGACGGTGGAAATTCAGGGCACGGTGCGGGTCTTTGACGAAAAGCTGAGGCAGTCGGTCCCGCAGTGGATGGAACGGATCATCAAAGGGATTACCGAGGCCCATGGGGCAACCTATGAATTTCAATATCATTACGGCTATCGCCCGGTCATTAACGATGACGAGGTGACGAAGGTGATCGAGGAAACGGCACGGGAGGTGTTCGGCGACGAGGCGGTGGAACGGATGAAGCCGAACACGGTGGGGGAAGATTTTTCCGCCTTCCTGCACCGGGTGCCGGGGAGCTTTTTCTACGTCGGCGCCGGCAATAAGGAAAAGGGCATCATCTATCCGCATCATCATCCCCGTTTTACCATCGACGAGGATTCGCTGGAAATTGGCGTCCGGCTCTTCGTGCATGCGGCGTTGAAATTGTTGGGGCAGGCGGCGTAA
- a CDS encoding ROK family protein produces MKKYIVFDVGGTKVKHGLIGEDGRFLEKSAYPTEREDLDRFVADMVEAIRRYRDAHAVEGIAISLPGYINIDTGYSEKAGAVTALHKKNLKEILEERVHLPVEIENDGNCAAIAEKVSGNAQDCDDFICMTIGTGIGGGIYLNGDIYRGRRFMAGEYGMMITYLDGGTMRNMHETSGTASLVFQYRQLKNLQEPVEGEKIFAEAKTDPDVKALLDRWIGHIARGVYNLVVTLNPEKMLIGGGVSAQPYLIKEINRQLEGYEFWDDFKIPVVPCKYRNDAGMLGAFYHFQKMRRKRQAER; encoded by the coding sequence ATGAAGAAATATATCGTTTTTGACGTGGGAGGTACGAAAGTAAAGCATGGATTGATCGGGGAGGACGGAAGGTTTTTGGAAAAATCCGCCTACCCGACGGAAAGGGAGGACCTTGACCGGTTTGTGGCCGATATGGTCGAGGCGATCCGCCGCTACCGGGATGCGCATGCCGTGGAAGGGATCGCCATCAGCCTTCCGGGCTATATCAATATTGATACCGGCTACTCCGAAAAGGCCGGGGCGGTCACCGCCTTGCATAAAAAGAATTTGAAGGAGATATTGGAGGAACGGGTCCATCTTCCCGTGGAAATCGAAAATGACGGCAACTGTGCCGCCATCGCCGAAAAGGTGAGCGGGAACGCGCAGGATTGCGACGATTTTATTTGCATGACCATCGGCACCGGGATCGGCGGCGGGATTTATTTGAACGGGGATATTTACCGCGGCCGCCGGTTCATGGCCGGGGAATACGGCATGATGATCACCTATTTGGACGGCGGGACGATGCGGAATATGCATGAAACCTCCGGCACGGCCAGTTTGGTCTTCCAATACCGGCAGCTGAAAAATCTTCAGGAACCCGTGGAAGGGGAAAAAATCTTTGCGGAGGCGAAAACCGACCCCGACGTCAAGGCCCTCCTCGACCGGTGGATCGGCCATATCGCCAGGGGCGTGTACAACCTTGTCGTCACGCTGAATCCGGAAAAAATGCTGATCGGCGGCGGGGTCAGCGCCCAGCCCTATTTGATCAAAGAAATCAACCGGCAGCTGGAAGGGTACGAGTTCTGGGATGATTTTAAAATCCCCGTCGTCCCCTGCAAATACCGGAATGACGCCGGCATGCTCGGCGCTTTCTATCATTTTCAAAAGATGCGAAGGAAAAGGCAAGCGGAAAGGTAA
- a CDS encoding sodium:solute symporter family protein, with amino-acid sequence MNAALAVIGVFLLLAFYLGVRARQGKDMNLEQWTVAGRGFGAIFVFLLMAGEIYTTFTFLGGSGWAYGKGGPAFYIIAYGCLAYALSYWMLPKVWKYAKEHRLMSQSDFFAHKYKSPMLGVLVSLVGVVALIPYLVLQLKGLGIIVSEASYGKISPAAAIWLGVLAVTVYVMISGIHGSAWTAVVKDFMILAVAVFLGIYLPVHYYGGIRPMFEAVEKANPGFLTLPDQGMSVSWFISTVLLTALGFYMWPHTFGSVYSAKGANVFRKNAVLLPIYQLVLLFVLFVGFAAILQVPDLQGSDADLALLRLSIATFDPWFVGVIGAAGLLTAMVPGSMILMTSATLLAKNVYQVFSPSTTEERVRKLAVYLVPVIALVSLYFTFRGGETIVALLLMGYNLVTQLFPALFFSLFKNQFVTKYGAAAGIVAGVATVAYITLSGTGIGTLFPGLPQAVKDLNVGIVALAVNLVVTLAVSAFPPKFFRYAGKKNSPDVNLDVK; translated from the coding sequence ATGAATGCCGCCCTTGCCGTCATCGGCGTTTTTCTTCTTTTGGCGTTCTATTTGGGCGTGCGGGCCCGCCAGGGAAAGGACATGAATTTGGAACAATGGACGGTGGCAGGGCGCGGATTCGGGGCGATCTTCGTGTTTCTCCTCATGGCGGGGGAAATTTATACGACGTTCACTTTCCTGGGGGGAAGCGGCTGGGCCTACGGCAAAGGCGGGCCGGCCTTTTACATCATTGCCTACGGCTGCCTGGCCTACGCCTTGTCCTACTGGATGCTCCCAAAAGTGTGGAAATATGCCAAAGAACACCGGTTGATGTCCCAGTCCGACTTTTTTGCCCACAAGTACAAAAGCCCGATGCTCGGGGTTCTCGTTTCCCTCGTCGGGGTTGTCGCCCTCATTCCCTATTTGGTTCTGCAATTGAAAGGTTTGGGAATTATCGTTTCCGAAGCTTCTTACGGAAAGATTTCGCCTGCCGCCGCCATTTGGCTCGGGGTATTGGCGGTCACGGTCTATGTGATGATTTCCGGCATTCACGGTTCCGCCTGGACGGCGGTCGTCAAGGATTTCATGATTTTGGCCGTGGCGGTATTTTTGGGTATATATTTGCCCGTACATTATTACGGCGGAATCCGGCCGATGTTCGAGGCGGTGGAAAAGGCGAATCCCGGATTCCTCACCTTGCCGGATCAAGGGATGAGCGTATCCTGGTTTATTTCCACCGTGCTGTTGACGGCCCTCGGCTTTTATATGTGGCCCCATACCTTCGGATCGGTGTATTCGGCGAAAGGCGCCAACGTCTTCCGGAAAAATGCCGTCCTATTGCCGATTTATCAGCTGGTGCTGTTGTTCGTCCTTTTCGTCGGATTCGCGGCGATTTTGCAAGTCCCGGATTTGCAGGGATCGGACGCGGATTTGGCTTTGCTGCGCCTTTCCATCGCCACCTTTGATCCCTGGTTTGTCGGGGTGATCGGAGCGGCGGGGCTGTTGACGGCCATGGTGCCGGGTTCGATGATTTTAATGACGTCGGCCACATTGTTGGCGAAGAACGTTTATCAAGTGTTCTCGCCGTCGACGACCGAGGAGCGGGTGAGGAAGCTGGCCGTTTATCTGGTTCCCGTCATCGCCCTCGTCTCTCTCTATTTCACTTTCCGCGGCGGGGAGACGATCGTCGCCCTGCTCCTGATGGGTTATAATCTGGTCACCCAGCTCTTTCCGGCGCTCTTCTTCAGCTTGTTTAAAAATCAATTTGTCACAAAATACGGAGCGGCTGCGGGAATTGTGGCCGGCGTGGCGACGGTGGCCTATATTACGCTATCCGGAACGGGGATCGGCACATTATTCCCCGGACTGCCTCAAGCGGTCAAAGATTTGAACGTCGGGATCGTTGCTTTGGCGGTGAACTTGGTCGTCACCTTGGCGGTGAGCGCGTTTCCGCCCAAATTCTTTCGTTACGCCGGGAAAAAAAATTCGCCGGACGTAAACCTGGATGTGAAGTGA
- a CDS encoding response regulator, whose amino-acid sequence MDIKIVLADDEMIERKAMKKIIDEHFGKSVVIGEAANGRQAIQLAKEKKPDLMLMDVKMPGIDGLEAIETIRKDHPNMKFIMVSAYDSFEYAKRAMKEGVKEYILKPATIKETVEAIIRVYKEIAEERERAEKEQKSREFTKRLFMQKLAEYDVNDETVELQKEIFPSFRSGLFLIGEFSHEADVDGFIHACNNWREGSAIADKKRNQASVLILSGKKLAKADVLSFVRECFLSTPNKKWIGIGDIYERLKDLPKSYQEALLTLQHLKKADHAGYGFPHVRKAGGTNWPEEICDCLFADDLTGALNRLQAFFSASGQRDAVQELYFKIKQRLGEKGIGTDEYGFKDILSLQEWRDFLHFCCLQVSSYHQSQGYIERAKAYIQEHYQEPVALEDVANVVGLSPPYFTKLFKEKTGQTFIDYLTEIRLKKAKELLLENRLSLKEISYQVGYKDPNYFSRVFKKYFHQSPRKFQNRILKK is encoded by the coding sequence TTGGATATAAAAATTGTATTGGCCGATGATGAAATGATCGAACGAAAGGCGATGAAAAAAATCATCGACGAACATTTCGGAAAATCCGTGGTCATCGGGGAAGCGGCCAACGGACGTCAGGCGATCCAACTGGCGAAAGAAAAGAAACCGGATTTGATGCTGATGGATGTCAAGATGCCCGGAATCGACGGACTGGAAGCCATCGAAACGATCCGGAAGGATCATCCGAACATGAAATTTATCATGGTCTCCGCCTATGATTCTTTCGAATATGCGAAAAGGGCGATGAAAGAGGGCGTCAAGGAGTATATCCTGAAACCTGCGACAATAAAAGAAACGGTGGAAGCCATCATTCGCGTTTACAAAGAAATTGCGGAAGAAAGGGAGCGGGCGGAAAAGGAACAAAAATCCCGCGAATTTACGAAACGTTTGTTTATGCAAAAATTGGCGGAATATGACGTGAATGACGAAACGGTGGAGTTGCAAAAGGAGATCTTTCCCTCCTTCCGGTCGGGATTGTTTCTGATCGGAGAGTTTTCCCATGAAGCGGACGTAGATGGCTTCATCCATGCCTGCAATAATTGGCGGGAAGGATCGGCGATTGCAGATAAAAAAAGAAATCAAGCGAGCGTCTTAATCCTCAGCGGCAAGAAACTCGCAAAGGCGGATGTGCTATCTTTTGTTCGCGAATGCTTCTTATCGACGCCCAATAAAAAATGGATCGGGATCGGCGACATTTATGAAAGACTGAAAGATCTCCCCAAGTCTTATCAGGAGGCGCTATTAACCCTCCAACATTTAAAGAAGGCAGATCACGCGGGTTACGGTTTTCCCCATGTACGGAAAGCCGGCGGGACCAATTGGCCGGAAGAAATCTGCGATTGCCTGTTTGCCGATGATTTAACGGGCGCGCTTAACCGGCTGCAAGCCTTTTTTTCCGCGAGTGGACAAAGGGATGCCGTGCAAGAATTGTATTTCAAGATCAAACAGAGGCTCGGGGAAAAAGGGATCGGGACGGACGAATACGGTTTTAAAGACATACTTTCCTTGCAGGAATGGCGGGACTTCCTCCATTTTTGTTGCTTGCAAGTCTCTTCCTACCATCAATCCCAAGGATATATAGAAAGGGCAAAAGCCTATATCCAAGAACATTATCAGGAACCGGTCGCTTTGGAAGACGTTGCCAATGTTGTCGGCTTAAGTCCGCCCTATTTCACCAAATTGTTCAAAGAAAAAACGGGGCAAACCTTTATCGACTATTTGACGGAGATCCGGTTGAAAAAGGCCAAAGAACTTCTTTTGGAAAACCGGTTAAGCTTAAAGGAAATCAGTTATCAGGTAGGTTATAAGGATCCGAACTATTTCAGCCGGGTGTTTAAAAAATATTTCCACCAGTCCCCCCGAAAGTTTCAAAATCGCATCTTAAAAAAATGA
- a CDS encoding sugar-binding protein, protein MRQRFAFFVFILLFSVCFFLMMYYGEKTFFVKKTAKSGAKKQAYHFVLIPEETDNEYWRIIEKGAREAAEKYNVYLEYLGPKRANMGEHVRILDKEIAGKVDGIMTQGISEDHFTPLINKAMDRGISVVTVDADAPYSRREVYVGTDNYAAGFLAGQALLEDTEGKQVVGIVTGRFDASHQRLRVQGFRDAVEKEKRIEIAGIKESGISKTGAVQATYDLLKEHPDITAFYGTSALDGLGIARVISTMRPNSDPYIITFDTLPENMDLLRDGKIDAIVVQHPYEMGYRAVEMLVELKKGNHPERLQYTESHILRQRDLDQFLKENKGLFGDEDDPD, encoded by the coding sequence ATGAGACAAAGGTTCGCTTTTTTCGTCTTTATTCTCCTTTTTTCCGTTTGTTTCTTTCTTATGATGTATTACGGCGAGAAGACTTTCTTCGTAAAGAAAACGGCGAAAAGTGGAGCGAAGAAACAGGCCTACCATTTCGTCCTTATCCCTGAAGAAACGGATAATGAATATTGGCGCATCATCGAGAAAGGGGCGAGGGAGGCGGCGGAAAAATACAATGTATATTTGGAGTATCTGGGTCCGAAACGGGCAAATATGGGCGAACATGTGCGGATTTTGGACAAAGAGATTGCCGGAAAAGTAGACGGGATTATGACCCAGGGCATTTCGGAAGATCATTTTACCCCTTTAATCAATAAAGCGATGGATCGGGGGATTTCCGTGGTTACCGTCGATGCCGATGCCCCCTACAGCAGAAGGGAAGTATATGTCGGCACCGATAATTACGCCGCCGGTTTTTTGGCGGGGCAAGCCTTGCTTGAGGATACGGAGGGAAAACAGGTCGTCGGAATTGTGACGGGCCGTTTCGATGCTTCCCATCAACGGCTGCGTGTCCAAGGATTTCGGGATGCCGTTGAAAAAGAAAAACGGATCGAAATCGCAGGGATCAAAGAATCGGGAATTTCCAAAACCGGCGCCGTCCAAGCGACCTATGATCTATTGAAAGAGCACCCCGATATTACCGCATTTTACGGCACGAGCGCTTTGGACGGGCTTGGAATCGCCCGGGTCATAAGCACCATGCGGCCCAATTCGGATCCGTATATCATCACCTTTGATACTTTGCCGGAGAACATGGATTTATTGCGGGATGGGAAAATTGATGCCATTGTTGTGCAACATCCTTATGAAATGGGCTATCGGGCCGTGGAGATGCTGGTGGAATTGAAAAAAGGAAATCATCCGGAAAGATTGCAATATACGGAAAGCCATATTTTAAGGCAAAGGGATTTGGACCAATTTTTGAAGGAAAACAAGGGGTTATTCGGCGATGAAGACGATCCGGACTAA
- a CDS encoding DUF3311 domain-containing protein codes for MKGIRWLIVVPFLGMLGGIPFANRVKPYVLGMPFLLFWVVLWVVLTSLILWVVYRFDPEAREEEGK; via the coding sequence ATGAAAGGAATTCGTTGGCTGATTGTCGTTCCGTTCCTCGGCATGCTCGGGGGAATCCCCTTTGCCAACCGGGTGAAGCCGTATGTTTTAGGGATGCCCTTCCTTCTCTTTTGGGTCGTCCTCTGGGTGGTGCTCACTTCCCTCATCCTGTGGGTGGTTTACCGCTTCGATCCGGAAGCGCGGGAGGAGGAAGGAAAATGA
- a CDS encoding ROK family protein, with the protein MNYLAFDIGGTNTKYAVVSEDGEILRKKIAPTPESYGQLLRFITNVYSEERPSPYIGLSCPGIYDPGRNQITGSSALAYLIEKDIVGDIREMLQGVDVFIENDGNCALLGEVWKGHARGLENAAIIVVGSAVGGGAMVNGKLLRGAFLNGGEFGYMLIDNDVERESFHSFGGKSGLNGLLAFARKNGYPAANGVELFEMIESDGRLAGLIQKQLLYTAIGIINLQYILDPAVIIIGGAISRNQTYMEMLERAIDQVMKKRENYKVRPRIVPARHSNDANLLGAVYVIKERIGLK; encoded by the coding sequence ATGAATTACCTGGCTTTTGACATCGGCGGAACCAATACGAAATATGCGGTCGTATCGGAAGACGGGGAAATCTTGAGGAAGAAAATCGCCCCGACCCCGGAAAGTTACGGGCAGTTGTTGCGGTTTATTACCAACGTTTATTCGGAAGAGAGGCCTTCCCCGTATATCGGTTTAAGCTGTCCGGGGATTTACGATCCCGGACGGAACCAAATCACCGGTTCTTCCGCGCTCGCCTATTTGATCGAAAAGGATATTGTCGGCGACATCCGGGAAATGCTGCAGGGCGTGGACGTTTTTATCGAAAACGACGGGAATTGCGCCCTGCTGGGGGAAGTGTGGAAAGGGCATGCCCGGGGGCTGGAGAATGCGGCGATCATCGTAGTCGGAAGTGCCGTCGGCGGCGGGGCAATGGTGAACGGCAAGCTCCTCCGGGGCGCCTTTTTGAACGGCGGGGAGTTCGGGTACATGTTGATCGATAATGACGTGGAACGGGAATCATTCCATTCCTTCGGCGGGAAAAGCGGATTGAACGGGCTGCTGGCTTTTGCCAGGAAAAACGGCTATCCGGCGGCAAACGGCGTGGAGTTATTTGAAATGATCGAATCCGACGGCCGCCTGGCCGGGCTGATCCAGAAGCAATTGCTGTATACCGCCATCGGGATCATCAACCTTCAATATATTTTGGACCCCGCCGTCATCATCATCGGCGGCGCCATCAGTCGCAATCAGACGTATATGGAGATGCTGGAGCGGGCGATCGATCAGGTGATGAAGAAGAGGGAAAATTATAAAGTAAGGCCGCGAATCGTTCCCGCCAGGCACAGCAACGACGCGAACCTGCTCGGGGCGGTGTATGTGATCAAGGAAAGGATAGGGTTAAAGTAA
- a CDS encoding 6-phospho-beta-glucosidase: MAKKGLPENFLWGGAVSAHQLEGGWDKGGKGISIADVMTAGRHGVPRKITDGVQEGYYYPNHEAIDFYSRYKEDIKLFAEMGFKCFRTSIAWTRIFPNGDEDRPNEEGLKFYDDLFDELLKYNIEPVITLSHFEMPYHLVKHYGGFRNRKLIDFFVKYAETVMKRYKDKVKYWMTFNEINNQADADNDFCVFTNSGILFKEGENREETMFQAAVHELIASAKVVKLGHEINPDFQIGCMLAFVPLYPYSCDPDDVMKSVEAMRKRWFFGDVHVRGEIPAYAKAYWENKGYRIEYTPEDEAILKEGTVDYIGFSYYTSAVVAGKNEDGSPAEEGYGRLVPNPHLKANDWGWQIDPVGIRYALNVLYERYQKPLFIVENGLGARDKVEEDGSIQDDYRIAYLREHIKEMKKAVELDGVDLIGYTPWGCIDLVSAGTGEMEKRYGFIYVDKDNEGKGTLERRKKKSFYWYKRVIETNGEEL; this comes from the coding sequence ATGGCAAAAAAAGGACTGCCGGAAAATTTTTTGTGGGGAGGGGCCGTTTCCGCCCACCAGCTGGAAGGTGGCTGGGATAAGGGAGGAAAAGGGATCAGCATCGCCGATGTGATGACCGCGGGAAGGCACGGGGTGCCGCGGAAAATCACGGACGGCGTCCAGGAAGGCTATTATTATCCGAACCATGAAGCCATCGATTTTTATTCCCGTTATAAGGAAGATATCAAATTGTTCGCGGAAATGGGATTCAAATGCTTCCGCACCTCCATCGCCTGGACGAGGATTTTTCCCAACGGCGACGAGGACCGGCCCAATGAGGAAGGCTTGAAATTTTACGACGATTTGTTCGATGAATTGCTGAAATACAACATCGAACCGGTCATCACCCTTTCCCATTTTGAAATGCCCTATCATCTCGTGAAACATTACGGCGGCTTCAGGAACCGGAAATTGATCGATTTCTTTGTCAAATACGCGGAAACGGTGATGAAGCGGTATAAGGATAAGGTCAAATATTGGATGACCTTTAATGAAATCAATAATCAGGCCGATGCGGACAATGATTTCTGCGTCTTCACCAACTCGGGGATCCTTTTTAAGGAAGGGGAAAACCGGGAAGAAACCATGTTCCAGGCAGCCGTCCATGAATTGATCGCCAGCGCGAAAGTGGTGAAGCTGGGCCATGAAATCAATCCGGATTTTCAAATCGGCTGCATGCTGGCCTTTGTTCCGCTCTACCCCTATTCCTGCGATCCGGACGATGTGATGAAATCGGTAGAAGCCATGCGGAAGCGCTGGTTCTTCGGCGATGTCCACGTCCGGGGCGAAATTCCCGCCTATGCGAAAGCCTACTGGGAAAATAAAGGGTACCGGATCGAATACACCCCGGAAGACGAGGCGATTTTAAAGGAAGGAACGGTGGATTACATCGGTTTCAGCTATTACACTTCCGCCGTCGTCGCCGGAAAGAATGAGGACGGAAGCCCGGCCGAAGAGGGCTACGGCCGCCTGGTCCCCAATCCGCATTTGAAAGCGAACGATTGGGGCTGGCAAATCGACCCGGTGGGCATCCGCTATGCGCTGAACGTGCTGTATGAACGGTATCAAAAACCGTTGTTCATCGTTGAAAACGGCCTTGGGGCGAGAGACAAGGTGGAAGAAGACGGCTCGATCCAAGACGACTACCGGATCGCCTATTTAAGGGAGCATATTAAGGAAATGAAAAAGGCGGTGGAATTGGACGGGGTGGATCTGATCGGATACACGCCGTGGGGCTGCATCGATTTGGTAAGCGCGGGCACCGGGGAAATGGAAAAACGGTACGGGTTTATTTATGTGGACAAGGATAATGAAGGAAAGGGAACGCTGGAAAGAAGGAAGAAAAAATCTTTCTACTGGTATAAACGGGTCATTGAAACGAACGGCGAAGAACTGTGA
- a CDS encoding PTS lactose/cellobiose transporter subunit IIA, with product MDRVAEIKMETIFEMILHGGNGKSHAMEAIELAKEGKFEEAEAKLKEADEALNQAHHLQTSLITDEVNGNPSTVSLLMVHAQDHLMTAMTMKDLAKQFVDLYKLLQTKGTDRKNGE from the coding sequence ATGGACCGCGTGGCAGAGATCAAAATGGAAACGATATTTGAAATGATCCTCCATGGCGGCAACGGAAAAAGCCATGCCATGGAAGCGATCGAATTGGCGAAGGAAGGAAAGTTCGAAGAGGCTGAGGCGAAACTGAAGGAAGCGGATGAGGCGTTAAACCAAGCCCATCATCTGCAGACTTCCTTGATCACGGATGAAGTGAACGGCAACCCGTCCACCGTTTCCCTGCTGATGGTCCATGCCCAGGATCATTTGATGACCGCCATGACCATGAAAGATTTGGCCAAACAATTCGTGGATTTATATAAATTGCTCCAAACGAAAGGGACCGATCGAAAAAACGGCGAATGA